A stretch of Cyanobacterium sp. HL-69 DNA encodes these proteins:
- a CDS encoding 2-isopropylmalate synthase/homocitrate synthase family protein, translating into MIRKKIWLYDTTLRDGSQREGISLSLNDKLQIVRKLDEMGIPFIEGGWPGANPKDVQFFWRLKEEPLKQAQVVAFCSTRRPHKKAAEDPMLKAILAANTHWVTIFGKSWDLHVTEGLKTSLDENIAMIQDSISYLISQQRQVIYDAEHWFDGYKANPDYALATLQGAIASGAKWLVFCDTNGGTLPHEIGQIVGEVVDKLNLDLDDPDAVQLGIHTHNDSGTAVANAIASVLEGATMVQGTINGYGERCGNANLCTLIPNLQLKLNYHCLEPEQLTQLTPNSRLISEIVNLAPDDHAPFVGRSAFAHKGGIHVSAVARNPLTYEHIVPEAIGNERRIVISDQSGLSNVLSKAQNFGIDLDKNNPKCREILQRLKTLEHEGYQFEAAEASFELLMLEALGKRKQLFEIKGFQVHSDITITEQIPYTHALATIKLVMGNEELLEVAEGNGPVSALDAALRKALVKFYPQIAGFYLTDYKVRILNSTAGTNAKTRVLVESTNGAQRWTTVGVSTNIIDASYQAVVEGLEYGINHLLQNSAIVMES; encoded by the coding sequence ATGATTCGGAAAAAAATTTGGCTCTATGATACCACCCTCAGAGATGGCTCTCAACGGGAGGGAATTTCACTATCTCTTAATGATAAATTGCAAATTGTGCGCAAACTTGATGAGATGGGTATTCCTTTCATTGAGGGAGGGTGGCCGGGTGCTAATCCGAAGGATGTGCAGTTTTTTTGGCGTTTAAAGGAAGAGCCGTTGAAACAGGCTCAGGTAGTGGCGTTTTGCTCTACCCGTCGTCCCCACAAAAAAGCGGCAGAAGATCCGATGTTGAAGGCGATATTGGCGGCCAACACTCACTGGGTGACTATTTTTGGGAAGTCTTGGGATTTGCACGTTACGGAGGGTTTAAAAACTTCCCTCGATGAAAATATTGCTATGATTCAGGATAGTATCAGCTATCTAATTTCTCAGCAAAGGCAGGTGATATATGATGCGGAGCATTGGTTTGATGGTTATAAAGCAAATCCAGACTATGCTTTGGCTACCCTCCAAGGGGCGATCGCCTCAGGGGCTAAATGGTTAGTTTTTTGTGATACCAACGGAGGCACTTTACCCCACGAAATCGGGCAGATTGTAGGGGAGGTGGTGGATAAATTAAACCTTGATTTGGATGATCCAGACGCTGTGCAACTGGGGATTCATACCCATAATGATAGTGGTACAGCGGTGGCCAATGCGATCGCCTCTGTCCTAGAAGGGGCAACCATGGTACAGGGAACCATCAATGGCTATGGAGAAAGATGTGGTAACGCCAACCTTTGCACCCTTATCCCCAACCTACAACTAAAACTAAACTATCATTGCTTAGAACCCGAACAACTAACCCAACTAACCCCCAATAGCCGTTTAATTAGCGAAATAGTCAACCTTGCCCCCGATGACCATGCCCCCTTTGTGGGGCGTTCCGCCTTTGCCCATAAGGGCGGTATCCATGTGTCTGCCGTGGCTAGAAATCCCCTTACCTATGAACATATAGTCCCTGAGGCCATCGGTAATGAACGGCGTATCGTCATCTCAGATCAATCAGGATTGAGCAATGTACTTTCCAAAGCCCAAAACTTTGGCATTGATTTAGACAAAAATAACCCCAAATGTCGAGAAATTTTACAAAGACTGAAAACCCTTGAACATGAAGGCTATCAATTTGAAGCGGCAGAAGCCAGTTTTGAGCTTTTGATGCTCGAAGCCTTGGGTAAAAGAAAACAACTTTTTGAAATAAAAGGTTTTCAAGTTCACTCCGACATTACCATTACCGAACAAATACCCTATACCCACGCCCTCGCTACCATAAAATTAGTCATGGGCAACGAAGAATTGTTAGAAGTAGCCGAAGGAAATGGGCCCGTTAGCGCCCTTGATGCGGCCCTGCGCAAAGCCTTGGTAAAATTTTATCCCCAAATAGCTGGATTTTATCTTACTGATTATAAGGTTAGAATTTTAAACAGTACCGCAGGAACAAATGCCAAAACAAGGGTACTGGTAGAATCTACCAATGGGGCGCAAAGGTGGACTACGGTGGGAGTATCTACCAACATCATCGATGCCTCCTATCAAGCGGTGGTAGAAGGTTTAGAATATGGTATTAATCACCTTTTGCAAAACTCGGCTATTGTCATGGAAAGTTAA
- the purL gene encoding phosphoribosylformylglycinamidine synthase subunit subunit PurL, with protein sequence MSAPFTPEEIASEGLKPSEYEDIVQRLGRHPNKAELGMFGVMWSEHCCYKNSRPLLSQFPTTGERILVGPGENAGVVDFGDGLQVAFKIESHNHPSAIEPFQGAATGVGGILRDIFTMGARPIAILNSLRFGNLDNPHTKRIFKGVVEGISHYGNCIGVPTVGGEVYFNSAYKGNPLVNAMAIGLMETETIVKSGASGVGNPVLYVGSTTGRDGMGGASFASAELTDDSMDDRPAVQVGDPFLEKSLVEACLEAFKTGAVVAAQDMGAAGITCSTSEMAAKGGLGIELDLDKIPARETGMIPYEYLLSESQERMLFVAQKGREQELIDIFERWGLHAVVAGKVIEEQIVRILHQGSIAAEVPSTALADNTPVYHHELLSEAPEYAQKAWAWNEAKLPECDENGVKDQKWSEVLLTLLDQPTIASKRWIYRQYDHQVQNNTVMLPGGADAAIVRVRPVNGKPELAKTGIAATTDCNPRYVYLDPHWGASLAVAEAARNLSCVGAEPIAVTDNLNFGSPEKPIGYWQLHHACSGISEACRQFETPVTGGNVSLYNETVDSDGNPQPIYPTPVIGMVGLIPDITKIAGQGWQQEGDLIYFLGAFNPSLGASEYLATIHDTIAGKPPTLNFDLEKAVQKACREGIRHGLVNSAHDCAEGGFTVALAECCIGGNLGAVVNLPAFDGRFDTALFGELASAIIVSVSRDNKEAWEQFLADNLPNNWQEIGTVKGNSLEINSAQSLINIDLDSMVDTWESAIARRLN encoded by the coding sequence ATGTCAGCGCCCTTTACCCCTGAAGAAATTGCATCCGAAGGCTTGAAACCTTCTGAATATGAAGATATAGTCCAACGCTTAGGCAGACACCCCAACAAAGCAGAATTAGGGATGTTTGGGGTAATGTGGTCAGAACATTGTTGTTATAAAAACTCCCGTCCTCTCCTTTCCCAATTTCCCACTACAGGAGAAAGAATTTTAGTCGGCCCTGGGGAAAATGCAGGGGTAGTAGATTTTGGGGACGGTTTACAGGTTGCCTTCAAAATTGAATCCCATAATCATCCCAGTGCGATCGAGCCTTTTCAGGGAGCCGCCACAGGGGTAGGGGGCATCCTCAGAGACATTTTCACCATGGGAGCTCGTCCTATTGCCATTCTTAATTCTCTCAGATTTGGAAATTTAGATAACCCCCACACCAAAAGAATTTTTAAAGGAGTAGTAGAGGGTATAAGTCACTATGGCAATTGCATTGGGGTTCCCACCGTGGGGGGTGAAGTGTATTTTAACTCGGCCTATAAAGGAAACCCTCTTGTTAATGCCATGGCTATTGGCTTGATGGAAACAGAAACTATTGTCAAATCAGGAGCTTCTGGGGTAGGTAATCCTGTTTTATATGTGGGTTCTACCACAGGGCGTGATGGTATGGGGGGAGCAAGTTTCGCCAGTGCCGAGTTAACGGACGATTCTATGGACGATCGCCCCGCAGTCCAAGTAGGAGATCCTTTCCTCGAAAAATCCCTCGTAGAAGCCTGTTTGGAAGCATTTAAAACAGGGGCAGTGGTAGCGGCTCAAGACATGGGGGCAGCAGGAATTACCTGTTCCACCTCTGAAATGGCCGCCAAAGGGGGATTGGGCATCGAGTTAGACTTAGACAAAATCCCAGCAAGGGAAACAGGGATGATTCCTTACGAATATCTCCTTTCCGAGTCTCAAGAGAGAATGTTATTTGTCGCCCAAAAAGGCAGAGAACAAGAATTAATCGATATTTTCGAGCGTTGGGGACTCCATGCCGTGGTAGCGGGGAAGGTGATCGAAGAGCAAATCGTCCGTATCCTTCACCAAGGAAGCATCGCTGCCGAAGTGCCTTCCACCGCCCTAGCGGACAATACCCCTGTTTATCATCATGAGTTACTCTCCGAAGCCCCCGAATATGCCCAAAAGGCATGGGCTTGGAACGAAGCAAAATTGCCTGAGTGCGACGAAAACGGGGTAAAAGATCAAAAATGGTCTGAGGTTCTCTTAACCCTCCTCGATCAGCCCACTATCGCCTCTAAACGGTGGATTTATCGCCAATATGATCACCAAGTACAAAATAATACTGTCATGCTCCCTGGGGGCGCTGATGCGGCCATTGTTCGGGTGCGCCCTGTGAATGGTAAGCCTGAATTGGCGAAAACGGGTATAGCGGCAACCACAGACTGCAACCCCCGTTATGTCTATCTGGATCCTCATTGGGGGGCATCTTTGGCAGTGGCAGAAGCGGCTCGTAACCTTAGCTGTGTGGGGGCTGAACCCATTGCAGTGACGGATAATCTTAATTTTGGTAGTCCTGAAAAGCCCATCGGTTATTGGCAATTACATCACGCCTGTAGTGGTATTTCCGAAGCCTGTCGTCAGTTTGAAACCCCTGTAACGGGGGGTAATGTTTCCTTGTATAACGAAACGGTGGATAGCGATGGTAATCCTCAACCCATCTATCCTACCCCTGTGATTGGCATGGTGGGTTTGATTCCTGATATTACCAAAATTGCGGGGCAAGGATGGCAACAGGAAGGGGATTTAATTTATTTCTTAGGGGCTTTTAATCCTAGTTTGGGGGCTTCTGAATATTTAGCCACTATCCACGATACCATCGCTGGAAAACCTCCTACCCTTAATTTTGATTTAGAAAAAGCGGTACAAAAAGCCTGTCGTGAGGGGATTCGCCATGGTTTGGTAAATTCTGCCCATGACTGTGCGGAGGGTGGTTTTACTGTTGCTCTTGCAGAATGTTGTATCGGTGGCAATTTGGGTGCAGTGGTTAATTTACCTGCTTTTGATGGTCGTTTCGATACGGCTTTATTTGGGGAGTTGGCTAGTGCCATTATCGTCTCTGTTTCTCGTGATAATAAAGAGGCATGGGAACAGTTTTTGGCTGATAATTTACCTAATAATTGGCAGGAGATTGGCACGGTTAAGGGTAATAGTTTGGAAATTAATTCGGCTCAATCCCTTATCAATATTGACCTTGATTCTATGGTTGATACTTGGGAAAGTGCGATCGCCCGTCGCCTTAATTAA
- the pdxF gene encoding phosphoserine aminotransferase PdxF: MLMIPGPTPVPERVLLAMAQHPIGHRSGDFSAIIGELNDNLKWLHQTTNEVLTLCVSGTGAMEAGIINFLSAGDSVLVGNNGKFGERWAIMSRKFGLEVEEITAEWGKPLDPEAFREKLEADTEKKIKAVIITHSETSTGVLNDLKTINKHVKAHGEALIIVDAVTSLGAVDLKIDELALDVVASGSQKGYMIPPGLGFISVSDKAWKAYETATLPKFYLDLAPYKKANAKNSSPFTPPINLMFALQASLQMMKEEGLENIFARHKRLTHLTRDKVKALGLPLFAPDDCASYAVTAVAPDKHDAEAIRSTMRKKYDIALAGGQDHLKGKIFRIGHLGFMSDRDVLTAISSLEATLQELG; encoded by the coding sequence ATGTTGATGATTCCGGGACCTACTCCTGTTCCCGAAAGAGTCTTACTCGCCATGGCGCAACATCCCATAGGGCATCGTAGCGGTGATTTTAGTGCCATTATAGGAGAGCTTAATGATAATTTGAAATGGTTACATCAAACCACCAATGAGGTTTTAACCCTCTGTGTTTCTGGTACTGGAGCCATGGAAGCTGGTATCATCAATTTCTTGAGTGCTGGAGATTCTGTCTTAGTCGGCAATAATGGTAAATTTGGTGAGCGTTGGGCAATCATGAGCCGTAAATTCGGTTTAGAAGTAGAGGAAATTACTGCCGAATGGGGAAAACCATTAGATCCAGAAGCCTTTAGGGAAAAATTAGAAGCTGACACCGAGAAAAAAATTAAGGCTGTCATCATTACCCACTCCGAAACCTCCACAGGGGTGTTAAATGACCTTAAAACCATCAACAAACACGTTAAAGCCCATGGGGAAGCTCTGATCATTGTTGATGCTGTCACCAGCCTAGGAGCGGTGGATCTCAAAATTGATGAGTTGGCCCTGGATGTGGTGGCATCGGGTTCTCAGAAAGGATATATGATTCCCCCCGGATTGGGATTTATCTCGGTGAGTGATAAGGCATGGAAGGCTTATGAAACCGCTACTTTACCTAAGTTCTATTTAGATTTAGCTCCCTACAAAAAAGCTAATGCTAAAAATAGCTCTCCTTTTACTCCTCCTATTAATTTAATGTTTGCTCTCCAAGCATCTTTGCAGATGATGAAAGAGGAAGGGTTAGAAAATATCTTTGCTCGTCACAAGAGATTAACTCACCTCACCAGAGACAAAGTAAAAGCCTTGGGTTTACCTTTGTTTGCCCCTGATGATTGTGCTAGTTATGCGGTTACTGCCGTAGCCCCTGATAAGCATGATGCGGAAGCGATTCGCTCTACTATGCGCAAAAAATATGATATTGCCTTAGCAGGAGGACAAGATCACCTTAAAGGTAAAATTTTCCGTATCGGACACCTCGGATTTATGTCTGATCGTGATGTTTTAACTGCTATTTCAAGTCTTGAAGCTACTTTACAAGAGTTGGGTTAA
- the nifS gene encoding cysteine desulfurase NifS — protein sequence MRPIYLDCHATTPMDKRVLEAMMPFFTDYFGNASSVAHVYGWEAEAGIKQAREIIASAINAKESEIVFTSGATEADNLAIKGVAEAYFDRGKHIITVATEHKAVIEPCEYLMDLGFEVSFLPVNQNGLLDLDLLQKTMREDTILVSVMAANNEIGVLQPLAEIGKICYDRGVIFHTDGAQAIGKIPIDVQSMNIDLMSLTAHKIYGPKGIGALYIRRRNPRVKIAPQIQGGGQENKIRSGTLCTPNIVGFGKAVEVAIALMEAENLKQKQLRDYLWQEISQLEGVILNGDLEKRLPNNLNISVKNVDGSALLLALQPTVAVSSGSACTSESTKPSHVLTALGHSKSLAQASLRFGIGRFNTEEEIKKVAQATLDAVTALRKSGRQ from the coding sequence ATGCGTCCAATATATTTAGATTGTCATGCTACTACTCCCATGGATAAAAGAGTTTTGGAGGCGATGATGCCTTTTTTTACGGATTATTTTGGCAATGCCTCTAGTGTTGCCCATGTTTATGGTTGGGAAGCAGAAGCAGGAATAAAACAGGCTAGAGAAATTATTGCGAGCGCCATTAATGCCAAGGAAAGTGAAATTGTTTTTACCAGTGGCGCCACGGAAGCAGATAATTTGGCCATCAAGGGGGTGGCAGAGGCTTATTTTGATAGAGGAAAACATATTATTACCGTGGCAACGGAGCATAAGGCGGTAATTGAGCCTTGCGAATATTTGATGGATTTAGGTTTTGAGGTGAGTTTTTTACCAGTAAATCAAAATGGTTTATTGGATTTGGATTTATTACAAAAGACGATGCGAGAGGATACTATTTTGGTATCCGTGATGGCGGCTAATAATGAAATTGGAGTATTGCAACCTTTAGCCGAAATTGGGAAGATTTGTTATGATAGGGGGGTTATTTTTCATACTGATGGGGCTCAGGCTATTGGTAAAATCCCCATTGATGTGCAATCAATGAATATTGATTTGATGTCTTTGACGGCTCACAAAATTTACGGGCCAAAGGGTATTGGGGCTTTATATATTCGTCGTCGCAATCCGAGGGTAAAAATTGCACCCCAAATTCAGGGGGGAGGGCAAGAAAATAAAATTCGCTCTGGTACTCTGTGTACTCCTAATATTGTGGGGTTTGGTAAGGCGGTAGAAGTGGCGATCGCCCTTATGGAAGCAGAAAACCTCAAACAAAAACAATTGAGAGATTATTTATGGCAAGAAATCAGTCAACTAGAAGGAGTTATCCTTAACGGTGACTTAGAAAAAAGACTACCAAACAACCTCAATATTAGTGTTAAAAATGTAGATGGTTCAGCTTTATTACTCGCCCTACAGCCCACTGTTGCGGTTTCTTCGGGTTCCGCTTGTACCTCCGAATCCACCAAACCTTCCCATGTTTTGACAGCCCTAGGACATTCCAAATCCCTTGCTCAAGCCTCCCTAAGATTTGGCATTGGTAGATTTAACACTGAGGAGGAAATAAAAAAAGTGGCACAAGCCACCCTAGATGCGGTTACAGCTCTACGAAAATCAGGCAGACAATAA
- a CDS encoding Pentapeptide repeat family protein, with amino-acid sequence MQISDILKRYNQGDRDFREINLSKSNLSGMNLSYANLSRSKLMEAHLAWSDLQRCFLLESDLRGAFLYGANLSFVKLKEALLIEADLTKADLQGAQLHKADLQGATLSGAVLNWVNLYMANLPAVNLCGANLEGINLRGANLEKANLNWTNLSGARLSGANLRGAKLYGIKLKGAFLNGLDLHGINFSAMDLQETKMSGMKLYGSDFSGSNMQSAYMRRSVLDKANLKNVVLNKGQLKGAQFVQANLMKSDLSETDLRMADLSFTNLNLVNLKGADLSNANLHGAYLWGACLDGAIVRGANFTGANLRDADLSGIDLSDAILTGATMPDGKVHL; translated from the coding sequence ATGCAAATAAGTGATATACTCAAGCGTTATAATCAGGGCGATCGCGACTTTAGAGAAATCAATCTTAGTAAGAGTAATTTAAGCGGCATGAACTTAAGTTATGCTAATTTGTCTCGCTCTAAATTGATGGAAGCTCATTTGGCTTGGTCAGATTTACAACGATGTTTTTTACTTGAATCTGATTTGCGCGGTGCTTTTCTTTATGGTGCAAATCTAAGTTTTGTAAAGCTCAAAGAAGCTCTATTAATAGAGGCTGATTTAACTAAAGCTGACTTACAGGGAGCTCAACTACACAAAGCAGATTTACAAGGGGCAACCCTCAGCGGTGCGGTATTAAATTGGGTTAACCTTTATATGGCAAATCTACCAGCCGTAAATCTTTGTGGTGCTAACTTGGAAGGGATTAATTTACGGGGTGCTAACTTAGAAAAGGCTAATTTGAATTGGACAAATTTAAGTGGGGCAAGGTTAAGTGGTGCTAATTTGCGAGGGGCAAAACTCTATGGCATTAAGTTAAAAGGGGCTTTTCTCAACGGCTTAGATTTACACGGTATCAATTTTAGTGCCATGGATTTACAAGAGACAAAAATGAGCGGCATGAAACTCTATGGCAGTGATTTTAGTGGCAGTAATATGCAGTCTGCCTATATGCGTCGCAGTGTTTTGGATAAGGCCAATTTAAAAAATGTAGTGTTAAATAAAGGCCAGTTAAAAGGTGCTCAATTTGTTCAAGCAAATTTGATGAAAAGTGATTTGAGTGAAACGGATTTGAGAATGGCGGATTTAAGTTTTACTAATCTTAATTTGGTTAATTTGAAGGGTGCTGATTTAAGTAATGCCAACCTACACGGGGCTTACCTTTGGGGGGCTTGTCTTGATGGGGCTATTGTCAGGGGTGCTAATTTTACAGGAGCAAATTTACGGGATGCTGATTTATCAGGCATAGATTTATCAGATGCAATTCTGACAGGGGCAACCATGCCTGATGGGAAGGTTCATTTATAG
- the rsbU gene encoding sigma-B regulation protein RsbU (phosphoserine phosphatase), giving the protein MSIFNSNSLDPKTISQNYQSGNYTSVLALKEMISNLHREQNKIQNLLTSLSFALRNFNNLNQFLELTPLMVTRVTDAEGGALVLYKENNQVELEQFYCQNNLLRERINQDFLQVIQEINTYETKHKSNEQSYPKLACFPVFVQEKIHNHFSGYLQIYSSPVVSKNVEKGRLYVFSHEPEFSWTQSRKTLTQLVSDQTAVAIANHELTVKLMSKERQDRELEIASEIQVRLLPRQCPTITGLELAAKCETADRVGGDYYDFIPANYDQWDQDTEQVPDSPCQSWSIVIGDVMGKGVPAGLIMTMTRGMLRAEVLNRHSPARVLKHLNRVMYADLDNSHRFVTLFYSEYDPRSHALRYANAAHNPPLYWNASTNNVRKLDTEGMLVGLQPNSNYEDDEVILGVHDTVLYYTDGLTDAINQNNQRFDEENLVNSFQYACENFDHAQEILDYILDEIKNFIGGGHSNVDDMTMIILRHKPSADYCPCDEDCA; this is encoded by the coding sequence GTGTCTATTTTTAACTCTAATTCTCTAGATCCCAAAACCATCAGCCAGAATTACCAATCTGGTAACTATACCAGTGTTTTAGCGTTAAAAGAAATGATCTCTAATCTCCATAGAGAGCAAAATAAAATTCAGAATTTATTAACATCCCTTAGTTTTGCCCTACGTAATTTTAATAATTTAAATCAGTTTTTAGAACTAACTCCCTTAATGGTGACTAGAGTTACTGACGCAGAAGGGGGAGCTTTAGTATTATATAAAGAAAATAATCAAGTAGAATTAGAGCAGTTTTATTGTCAAAATAATCTTTTGAGAGAAAGAATAAATCAAGATTTTTTGCAGGTTATTCAAGAAATAAATACCTATGAAACTAAGCATAAATCCAATGAACAATCATATCCAAAGTTAGCTTGTTTTCCCGTATTTGTGCAAGAAAAAATCCATAATCATTTCTCTGGTTATTTACAGATATATAGTAGTCCTGTGGTGAGTAAAAATGTTGAAAAAGGAAGATTATATGTTTTTAGTCACGAACCCGAATTTTCTTGGACTCAAAGCCGTAAAACCCTTACTCAGTTAGTTTCTGATCAGACCGCCGTGGCGATCGCCAATCATGAATTAACAGTAAAATTAATGTCCAAAGAAAGACAAGATCGAGAACTGGAAATCGCCTCAGAAATTCAAGTCAGACTATTACCCCGACAATGTCCCACCATCACAGGACTAGAACTCGCTGCCAAATGTGAAACCGCCGACAGAGTAGGGGGAGACTATTACGACTTTATCCCAGCCAACTACGATCAATGGGATCAAGATACCGAACAAGTACCCGATTCCCCCTGCCAATCATGGAGTATTGTCATTGGAGATGTCATGGGAAAAGGAGTACCCGCAGGACTAATTATGACCATGACGAGGGGAATGTTGAGAGCAGAAGTATTAAACCGTCACTCTCCCGCTAGGGTACTAAAACATCTAAATCGGGTTATGTATGCAGATCTCGACAATTCCCACCGCTTTGTAACTCTTTTCTACTCAGAATACGATCCCCGTAGTCATGCCCTCCGATATGCTAATGCCGCCCATAATCCCCCTCTTTACTGGAATGCCTCCACAAACAACGTCAGAAAACTAGATACCGAGGGAATGTTGGTAGGTTTACAACCCAACTCTAATTATGAAGATGATGAAGTTATATTGGGAGTTCATGACACTGTTTTATACTATACCGATGGTTTAACTGATGCCATTAATCAAAATAACCAAAGGTTTGATGAAGAAAATTTGGTCAACTCCTTTCAATATGCCTGTGAAAATTTTGACCATGCCCAAGAAATCCTCGATTATATTCTTGATGAAATCAAAAACTTTATTGGTGGTGGTCATTCCAATGTAGATGATATGACCATGATTATTTTACGCCATAAGCCATCTGCTGATTATTGCCCCTGTGATGAAGATTGTGCGTAA
- the guaA gene encoding GMP synthase (glutamine-hydrolysing) GuaA, translated as MTITETPLPPKQDQPNNNSSNNDTTKRQMILIIDFGSQYSELIARRIRETEVYSEVISYRTSAEKLKELNPKGIILSGGPNSVYDQYAPQCDPEIWSLGIPVLGVCYGMQLMVKQLGGGVERAKRGEYGKASLFIDDPTDLLTNVDNGSTMWMSHGDSCTQLPEGFSILAHTENTPCAAIAEHDKKLFGVQFHPEVIHSEYGSALIRNFVYHICGCEPTWTTQTFLEQSIAEIRETVGDKRVLLALSGGVDSSTLAFLLHEAIGDQLTCMFIDQGFMRKGEPERLVELFNDQFHINVVYVNGRDRFLAQIEGVTDPEEKRRKIGHEFIQVFEEESTRLGPFDYLAQGTLYPDVIESADTNVDPKTGERVAVKIKSHHNVGGLPKNLRFKLVEPLRKLFKDEVRKLGRAINLPEEIVSRHPFPGPGLAIRILGEVTSEKLNILRDADFVVRDEIKKAGMYHDFWQAFAVLLPVKSVGVMGDKRTYAYPIVLRLITSEDGMTADWARPPYDLLETISNRIVNEVKGVNRVVYDITSKPPGTIEWE; from the coding sequence GTGACTATAACCGAAACTCCCCTCCCTCCTAAGCAAGATCAACCTAATAATAATTCTTCTAACAACGATACAACAAAACGTCAAATGATTCTGATTATTGATTTTGGTTCACAATACTCCGAATTGATTGCCCGTCGCATACGAGAAACGGAAGTTTATTCTGAAGTAATTTCCTATCGCACCAGTGCAGAAAAACTCAAAGAACTTAACCCCAAGGGTATCATTTTATCTGGTGGTCCTAATTCTGTATATGATCAATATGCTCCTCAATGTGATCCCGAAATATGGAGTCTTGGCATTCCTGTTTTAGGGGTGTGTTACGGTATGCAACTAATGGTAAAACAGTTGGGGGGAGGAGTTGAAAGGGCAAAAAGAGGCGAATATGGTAAAGCTTCTTTGTTTATTGATGATCCTACCGATTTATTAACCAATGTGGACAATGGTTCGACTATGTGGATGAGCCATGGCGATTCTTGTACCCAATTACCAGAGGGGTTTTCAATTCTTGCCCATACAGAAAACACTCCCTGTGCGGCGATCGCCGAGCATGACAAAAAATTATTTGGGGTACAATTTCACCCAGAGGTAATCCATTCTGAATATGGCTCTGCCCTGATTCGTAACTTTGTTTATCATATCTGCGGTTGTGAACCCACTTGGACTACTCAAACATTTTTAGAACAATCCATTGCCGAGATTAGGGAAACTGTAGGAGATAAAAGGGTTTTATTGGCTCTTTCGGGAGGGGTTGACTCTTCTACCCTTGCTTTCTTACTCCATGAAGCCATCGGAGATCAATTAACTTGTATGTTTATTGACCAAGGGTTTATGCGTAAAGGGGAGCCTGAAAGGTTGGTGGAATTATTTAATGATCAATTCCATATCAATGTAGTATATGTCAATGGGCGCGATCGCTTCTTAGCCCAAATCGAAGGAGTAACCGACCCTGAAGAAAAACGCCGTAAAATCGGTCATGAATTCATCCAAGTATTTGAAGAAGAATCTACCCGTCTAGGACCTTTTGATTATCTTGCCCAAGGTACTCTTTATCCCGATGTTATTGAATCTGCCGATACCAATGTAGATCCCAAAACTGGGGAGAGAGTAGCTGTTAAAATTAAAAGTCATCATAATGTAGGTGGTTTACCTAAAAATCTTCGCTTTAAATTAGTTGAGCCTTTACGCAAACTATTTAAAGATGAAGTTCGTAAGTTGGGAAGAGCCATCAATTTACCAGAAGAGATTGTTTCTCGTCATCCTTTCCCCGGGCCTGGTTTAGCCATTCGTATCTTAGGGGAAGTTACTTCCGAAAAACTCAACATTCTTCGGGATGCTGATTTTGTAGTTAGGGATGAAATCAAAAAAGCGGGAATGTACCATGATTTTTGGCAAGCCTTTGCGGTACTTTTACCTGTAAAAAGTGTGGGAGTAATGGGTGACAAGCGCACCTATGCTTATCCCATTGTTTTAAGATTAATTACCAGTGAAGATGGTATGACCGCAGACTGGGCAAGACCTCCTTATGATTTACTCGAAACCATTTCTAACCGTATTGTTAATGAGGTTAAAGGCGTTAATCGAGTAGTTTATGATATTACTTCTAAACCCCCCGGAACTATCGAATGGGAATAG